The following proteins are encoded in a genomic region of Brachypodium distachyon strain Bd21 chromosome 1, Brachypodium_distachyon_v3.0, whole genome shotgun sequence:
- the LOC100836622 gene encoding phosphatidylcholine:diacylglycerol cholinephosphotransferase 1 — protein MPPPSLAAAQDQVAANAAGNGIDARRRAGKGKKVHPLPDAGTTMGDGVGMGGGESRKGRPEWMTPAGAAGVLWRHPLPVVFACGLLLFMGVEYTIPMVPHAAPPLDLGFLATAAMHDGIAARPWLNSLLAALNTVFVAMQTAYILWAILAEQRPRAAIATLMMFTCRGLLGCSTQLPLPAEFLGSGMDFPVGNVSFFLFYSGHVAGAVIAAADMRRVGRLRLAALYDALNLIQGVRLLACRGHYTIDLAVGVGAGLLFDMLAGRYLDSKNVDSGENRCCSSCQKALFSQKLTS, from the exons ATGCCGCCGCCCAGCCTGGCCGCCGCGCAGGACCAGGTCGCCGCTAACGCCGCCGGGAACGGCATcgacgcgcgccgccgcgcggggaaggggaagaaggtCCACCCGCTGCCGGACGCCGGGACGACGATGGGGGACGGCGTCGGCATGGGCGGGGGAGAGAGCAGGAAGGGCAGGCCCGAGTGGATGACCccggcgggggcggccggCGTCCTGTGGCGGCACCCGCTGCCGGTGGTCTTCGCGTGCGGGCTGCTGCTCTTCATGGGCGTGGAATACACCATCCCCATGGTCCCGCACGCCGCGCCCCCGCTCGACCTCGgcttcctcgccaccgccgcgatGCACGACGGGATCGCCGCCAGGCCCTGGCTCAACTcgctcctcgccgcgctcAACACG GTGTTCGTGGCGATGCAGACCGCCTACATCCTGTGGGCCATCCTCGCCGAGCAGCGGCCCCGTGCCGCCATTGCCACGCTCATGATGTTCACCTGCCGCGGCCTGCTCGGCTGCTCCACCCAGCTGCCCCTGCCGGCGGAGTTCCTGGGGTCTGGGATGGACTTCCCCGTCGGGAACGTGTCATTCTTCCTCTTCTACTCCGGGCACGTCGCGGGCGCGGTGATCGCGGCAGCCGACATGCGTCGCGTGGGGCGTCTCCGGCTGGCAGCCCTATACGACGCGCTCAATCTGATACAGGGCGTCAGGCTGCTAGCGTGCAGAGGCCACTACACCATCGACCTTGCTGTCGGCGTCGGCGCAGGCCTCCTCTTTGACATGCTCGCCGGCAGGTACCTGGACAGCAAGAACGTCGACAGCGGCGAGAACCgttgctgcagcagctgccaGAAGGCTCTCTTCTCACAGAAGCTTACATCATAG
- the LOC100836009 gene encoding ABC transporter G family member 26 isoform X2, giving the protein MRVDHGSISSKHILKGIGGSVDPGEILALMGPSGSGKTTLLKILGGRLGGSVKGQITYNDTPYSPCLKRRIGFVTQDDVLFPQLTVEETLVFAAFLRLPARMTKQQKRDRVDAIIEELNLERCRHTKIGGSFLRGVSGGERKRTSIGYEILVDPSLLLLDEPTSGLDSTSASKLIVILQRLAKSATRRTIITTIHQPSSRMFHMFDKLLLIAEGHAIYHGKARDCMSHFATLGFTPEIPMNPAEFLLDLATGNLEDISVPEVLRGSPAPQEFRSQVIAYLQLKYKASASEEVRGVARRPGEQLKLAIRMRKDRSINWFQQFMVLSRRTFRERSADYLDKMRLAQAVGVALLLGLLWWKSKTGNEAQLRDQVGLIFYICIFWTSSSLFGSVYVFPFEKLYLVKERKADMYRLSAYYASSTLCDAVPHIVYPVLFMAILYFMADLRRTVPCFFLTLLATLLIVFTSQGTGELLGAAILSVKRAGVMASLVLMLFLLTGGYYVQHIPKFIRWLRYVSFMHYGFNLLLKAQYHGHLTYNCGSRTGCQRLQSSPSFDTIDLDGGMREVWILLAMAVAYRLLAYFCLLKRITLMPL; this is encoded by the exons ATGAGGGTGGACCATGGGAGCATTAGCAGCAAGCACATCCTCAAGGGCATAGGTGGCAGTGTTGACCCCGGTGAGATCCTGGCGCTGATGGGCCCATCTGGCAGTGGAAAGACCACTCTGCTCAAGATACTTGGGGGCAGGCTGGGAGGCAGCGTCAAGGGCCAGATCACCTACAATGACACCCCTTACAGCCCCTGCCTGAAGAGGAG gattGGATTTGTGACTCAGGACGACGTGCTATTTCCACAGCTGACGGTGGAAGAGACGCTGGTGTTCGCGGCCTTCCTGAGGCTCCCGGCGCGCATGACGAAGCAGCAGAAGCGGGACAGGGTGGATGCCATCATCGAGGAGCTGAACCTGGAGAGGTGCCGGCACACCAAGATCGGAGGATCGTTCCTGCGCGGGGTGTCGGGCGGGGAGCGGAAGCGGACGAGCATCGGGTATGAGATCCTAGTGGACCCGTCGCTGCTACTCCTCGACGAGCCCACCTCTGGGCTGGACTCCACGTCTGCCAGCAAACTCATTGTCATCCTACAGCGGCTGGCCAAGTCGGCAACGCGACGGACCATCATCACAACGATCCACCAGCCGTCGAGCCGGATGTTCCACATGTTCGACAAGTTGCTGCTCATCGCTGAGGGCCATGCCATCTACCATGGCAAGGCCCGAGACTGCATGAGCCACTTCGCGACCCTGGGGTTCACACCAGAGATCCCGATGAACCCGGCCGAGTTCCTGCTCGACCTCGCCACGGGGAACCTCGAGGACATCAGCGTCCCAGAGGTGCTCCGGGGATCGCCGGCACCGCAGGAGTTCAGGTCCCAGGTCATCGCGTACCTCCAGCTCAAGTACAAGGCCAGTGCGAGCGAGGAGGTGAGGGGGGTGGCGAGGAGGCCAGGGGAGCAGCTGAAGCTGGCGATCCGGATGCGCAAGGACCGGAGCATCAACTGGTTCCAGCAGTTCATGGTGCTGTCGCGGCGGACATTCCGGGAGCGTTCCGCTGACTACCTTGATAAGATGCGGCTTGCGCAAGCTGTCGGCGTCGCCCTCCTGCTTGGTCTGCTCTGGTGGAAGTCCAAGACCGGCAATGAGGCCCAGCTCAGAGACCAG GTGGGGCTCATCTTCTACATCTGCATCTTCtggacgtcgtcgtcgctgttCGGGTCGGTGTACGTGTTCCCGTTCGAGAAGCTGTACCTGGTCAAGGAGCGCAAGGCGGACATGTACAGGCTCAGTGCCTACTATGCCAGCAGCACCCTCTGTGACGCTGTGCCACACATCGTCTACCCGGTCCTCTTCATGGCCATCCTCTACTTCATGGCCGACCTCCGCCGCACCGTCCCATGTTTCTTCCTCACCCTCCTCGCCACCCTACTCATCGTCTTCACCAGCCAG GGAACGGGAGAGCTCCTGGGGGCAGCGATCCTGAGCGTGAAGAGGGCGGGGGTGATGGCGTCGCTGGTGCTGATGCTGTTCCTGCTCACCGGAGGGTACTATGTGCAGCACATACCCAAGTTCATACGGTGGCTCAGGTACGTGTCCTTCATGCACTACGGCTTCAACCTGCTGCTCAAGGCGCAGTACCATGGCCATCTCACGTACAACTGTGGGAGCCGGACGGGGTGCCAGCGGCTGCAGTCCTCGCCATCCTTCGACACCATCGACCTCGATGGTGGTATGCGTGAGGTCTGGATACTGCTCGCCATGGCCGTCGCCTATCGCCTCCTCGCCTACTTCTGCCTCCTCAAGAGGATCACCCTCATGCccttgtga
- the LOC100836009 gene encoding ABC transporter G family member 26 isoform X1, with amino-acid sequence MEISSEDRVELSIVDHLPPPPSSHHNGDASVEEDHLWPTKDGPLPIFLKFENVEYKVKLSPKNPLTAAKVAFASHMRVDHGSISSKHILKGIGGSVDPGEILALMGPSGSGKTTLLKILGGRLGGSVKGQITYNDTPYSPCLKRRIGFVTQDDVLFPQLTVEETLVFAAFLRLPARMTKQQKRDRVDAIIEELNLERCRHTKIGGSFLRGVSGGERKRTSIGYEILVDPSLLLLDEPTSGLDSTSASKLIVILQRLAKSATRRTIITTIHQPSSRMFHMFDKLLLIAEGHAIYHGKARDCMSHFATLGFTPEIPMNPAEFLLDLATGNLEDISVPEVLRGSPAPQEFRSQVIAYLQLKYKASASEEVRGVARRPGEQLKLAIRMRKDRSINWFQQFMVLSRRTFRERSADYLDKMRLAQAVGVALLLGLLWWKSKTGNEAQLRDQVGLIFYICIFWTSSSLFGSVYVFPFEKLYLVKERKADMYRLSAYYASSTLCDAVPHIVYPVLFMAILYFMADLRRTVPCFFLTLLATLLIVFTSQGTGELLGAAILSVKRAGVMASLVLMLFLLTGGYYVQHIPKFIRWLRYVSFMHYGFNLLLKAQYHGHLTYNCGSRTGCQRLQSSPSFDTIDLDGGMREVWILLAMAVAYRLLAYFCLLKRITLMPL; translated from the exons ATGGAGATCAGCAGCGAGGACAGGGTGGAGTTGTCCATTGTGGAtcacctccctcctcccccttcctcccaTCACAATGGAGACGCCAGTGTGGAGGAGGATCATCTATGGCCAACCAAAGATGGCCCTCTTCCTATATTCCTTAAG tttGAGAATGTGGAGTACAAGGTGAAGCTGAGCCCCAAGAACCCCCTGACAGCTGCAAAGGTGGCCTTTGCATCCCACATGAGGGTGGACCATGGGAGCATTAGCAGCAAGCACATCCTCAAGGGCATAGGTGGCAGTGTTGACCCCGGTGAGATCCTGGCGCTGATGGGCCCATCTGGCAGTGGAAAGACCACTCTGCTCAAGATACTTGGGGGCAGGCTGGGAGGCAGCGTCAAGGGCCAGATCACCTACAATGACACCCCTTACAGCCCCTGCCTGAAGAGGAG gattGGATTTGTGACTCAGGACGACGTGCTATTTCCACAGCTGACGGTGGAAGAGACGCTGGTGTTCGCGGCCTTCCTGAGGCTCCCGGCGCGCATGACGAAGCAGCAGAAGCGGGACAGGGTGGATGCCATCATCGAGGAGCTGAACCTGGAGAGGTGCCGGCACACCAAGATCGGAGGATCGTTCCTGCGCGGGGTGTCGGGCGGGGAGCGGAAGCGGACGAGCATCGGGTATGAGATCCTAGTGGACCCGTCGCTGCTACTCCTCGACGAGCCCACCTCTGGGCTGGACTCCACGTCTGCCAGCAAACTCATTGTCATCCTACAGCGGCTGGCCAAGTCGGCAACGCGACGGACCATCATCACAACGATCCACCAGCCGTCGAGCCGGATGTTCCACATGTTCGACAAGTTGCTGCTCATCGCTGAGGGCCATGCCATCTACCATGGCAAGGCCCGAGACTGCATGAGCCACTTCGCGACCCTGGGGTTCACACCAGAGATCCCGATGAACCCGGCCGAGTTCCTGCTCGACCTCGCCACGGGGAACCTCGAGGACATCAGCGTCCCAGAGGTGCTCCGGGGATCGCCGGCACCGCAGGAGTTCAGGTCCCAGGTCATCGCGTACCTCCAGCTCAAGTACAAGGCCAGTGCGAGCGAGGAGGTGAGGGGGGTGGCGAGGAGGCCAGGGGAGCAGCTGAAGCTGGCGATCCGGATGCGCAAGGACCGGAGCATCAACTGGTTCCAGCAGTTCATGGTGCTGTCGCGGCGGACATTCCGGGAGCGTTCCGCTGACTACCTTGATAAGATGCGGCTTGCGCAAGCTGTCGGCGTCGCCCTCCTGCTTGGTCTGCTCTGGTGGAAGTCCAAGACCGGCAATGAGGCCCAGCTCAGAGACCAG GTGGGGCTCATCTTCTACATCTGCATCTTCtggacgtcgtcgtcgctgttCGGGTCGGTGTACGTGTTCCCGTTCGAGAAGCTGTACCTGGTCAAGGAGCGCAAGGCGGACATGTACAGGCTCAGTGCCTACTATGCCAGCAGCACCCTCTGTGACGCTGTGCCACACATCGTCTACCCGGTCCTCTTCATGGCCATCCTCTACTTCATGGCCGACCTCCGCCGCACCGTCCCATGTTTCTTCCTCACCCTCCTCGCCACCCTACTCATCGTCTTCACCAGCCAG GGAACGGGAGAGCTCCTGGGGGCAGCGATCCTGAGCGTGAAGAGGGCGGGGGTGATGGCGTCGCTGGTGCTGATGCTGTTCCTGCTCACCGGAGGGTACTATGTGCAGCACATACCCAAGTTCATACGGTGGCTCAGGTACGTGTCCTTCATGCACTACGGCTTCAACCTGCTGCTCAAGGCGCAGTACCATGGCCATCTCACGTACAACTGTGGGAGCCGGACGGGGTGCCAGCGGCTGCAGTCCTCGCCATCCTTCGACACCATCGACCTCGATGGTGGTATGCGTGAGGTCTGGATACTGCTCGCCATGGCCGTCGCCTATCGCCTCCTCGCCTACTTCTGCCTCCTCAAGAGGATCACCCTCATGCccttgtga
- the LOC100836317 gene encoding phosphatidylinositol/phosphatidylcholine transfer protein SFH2 isoform X1 yields MGAACDGAVEQLARLMDQVEAPLKKSFQNVHQGYPTETLVRFLKARDWDATKAHKMLVDSLNWRIQNEIDSILEKPIVPLELYRSIRESQLVGLSGYSKEGLPVFGIGVGLSTYDKASVHYYVQSHIQINEYRDRIILPTATKKFGRPISTSIKVLDMTGLKLSALNLLKILTAISAVDDLNYPEKAETYYIVNAPYIFSACWKVVKPLLQERTRKKIHVLHGCGRDELLKIMDHSALPHFCRLEGSSKISLNDVNNCFSLDHPFHQELYHYIEQQALNQELVKQGSLHVDIPDQDLEDAKIVEVIKAEFHKLGEQNGSPMVTVNNSVV; encoded by the exons ATGGGAGCCGCCTGCGACGGCGCCGTCGAGCAGCTCGCCCGCCTCATGGACCAAG tCGAGGCGCCGCTGAAGAAGTCGTTCCAG aatGTGCACCAGGGCTATCCAACAGAGACACTAGTGCGTTTCCTTAAAGCTAGAGACTGGGATGCAACTAAGGCTCATAAAATG CTTGTAGATTCTTTGAATTGGAGGATACAAAACGAAATTGATAGTATATTGGAG AAACCTATAGTCCCATTAGAGTTGTACAGATCGATACGAGAATCACAGCTTGTTGGATTATCAGGATACTCAAAGGAG GGCCTCCCAGTATTTGGCATTGGTGTTGGGCTGAGCACATACGACAAAGCTTCG GTTCATTACTATGTGCAGTCTCATATCCAGATCAATGAGTATCGTGACCGTATTATTTTG CCTACGGCGACGAAGAAGTTTGGGCGACCTATTAGCACCTCTATAAAGGTTCTAGATATGACTGGTTTGAAGTTATCAGCACTGAACCTATTGAAG ATTTTGACTGCAATATCTGCTGTTGATGATCTGAATTACCCTGAAAAGGCCGAGACCTATTATATAGTAAATGCTCCATATATATTCTCAGCGTGTTGGAAG GTTGTGAAACCTCTGTTGCAAGAgagaacaagaaagaagaTTCATGTTTTGCATGGCTGTGGGAGAGATGAGCTTCTAAAG ATTATGGACCATTCAGCCCTACCCCATTTTTGCCGACTCGAGGGCTCATCTAAAATCTCACTGAACGATGTCAATAACTGCTTCTCCCTTGACCACCCTTTCCACCAAGAGCTCTACCATTACATCGAGCAGCAGGCACTAAACCAGGAGCTCGTTAAACAGGGTTCTTTACATGTAGACATCCCTGATCAAGACCTCGAGGACGCCAAGATTGTGGAGGTCATTAAGGCTGAGTTTCATAAGCTCGGTGAGCAGAACGGATCGCCAATGGTGACCGTAAATAACAGTGTCGTGTAA
- the LOC104582150 gene encoding uncharacterized protein LOC104582150 — protein sequence MGQRATVRLAKELAIVDDSEQRVDAAAAALVLHFQEPLADTDIDGLAILTRVDRDAIHHAAAQAAESGAAIPVSPSNLPSLLGLPMIDGLCLILCWNVHGLNTSACREAVCELASAAKAGILCLQETKLHHIGAALARDIAGPLRPACAFLPADGTRGGIAIFWNPYIVDVNNFPYQRFSISATALCTAHSDHCPLLLTNFSLPPQKARFRFENFWPRHQGLLEVVSTAWNELALPRNPLARLCVKFDWAACSLGVWSGLFGDARQQLHLAAEIVLRLNEAQDHQPLSPLEFYFRKALKIRVLGLAAVERARRRQASRHVWLKEGDANTRFFHVKINVRRGKNFLHQIGTPSDIHVSNEDKATALFQHFDDSLGRTAPRTHTLAWQDLHLPRLPLAGIDNPFSLSEIWEAVKASPTEKAPGPDGFTGTFYRRCWSVIKFDILAAFHHLHRLAGGNLDALNTALICLIPKRDQVVTIGDLRPISLIHSFAKLFAKVLARRLTPLMGDLISHAQSAFIKTRCIHDNFLFVRNAACALHRAKKLALLIKLDFAKAFESVSWEYLLELMFHLGFPTRWRDWISMLFSSASSSVILNGSTGDKFFHRRGLRQGVPLSPLLFILDIDPLQRILLRATEMGALSSLPLQCVSLRASLYADDAIVFINPSRPDLQMLLSILDAFGTATGLRVNLAKCSIALIRCTNIDLDDVLQPFLGEHVDFPIRYLGLPLSLCRLRLAHVQPILDRARTRLAGWRGKWINADRRRALVSSVLSSLPIYAMTALRLPRCFISALDKVRRRFIWGIDEEEAAGGKCKVSWGKVCSPLDNGGLGLLNLDIFGRALRLRWLWFEWTAPTRPWVGMPTPCDNQEHALFTAVTVASIGDGLMASFWDSNWIGGAPLRISFPLLFARSRRKGRRVAHAITGHQWIADLRNDNTTQFVSQFLAAWHLLAQAPPLLANTPDSIRWTPSPNGVYSTKSAYLLHFIGRSKSDLPSFVWRQWTPPKQKFFAWLLLQDQLWCVDRLQRRCWPNCYFCPLCQRNLETSLHLFIECPFSHQVWCNLAAWQNCNGIAGALRADHRALTDFLRCILDLSADGHKKGVNSLFILTCWTIWHERINRIKKSQAGSYWSSSKTRLKIGPSPAPKP from the exons ATGGGGCAGCGCGCCACGGTCCGCCTCGCCAAGGAGTTGGCGATTGTTGATGACTCTGAGCAGCGCGTCGACGCGGCAGCTGCCGCGCTGGTGCTGCACTTCCAGGAGCCTCTCGCGGACACCGACATCGACGGCCTGGCGATCCTGACAAGGGTCGACCGGGATGCCatccaccacgccgccgcccaggcTGCAGAATCCGGAGCCGCCA TTCCTGTTTCGCCGTCGAATCTTCCGAGTTTGCTTGGTTTACCTATGATTGACGGCCTTTGCCTCATCTTGTGCTGGAACGTGCACGGCTTGAACACTTCTGCTTGTCGTGAGGCCGTTTGCGAGCTGGCCTCGGCGGCCAAGGCAGGAATCTTGTGTCTTCAGGAGACGAAGCTCCACCACATCGGCGCTGCGCTGGCTCGTGACATTGCCGGTCCTCTGAGGCCAGCCTGCGCTTTCCTTCCGGCGGATGGAAcccgcggcggcatcgccatctTCTGGAATCCCTACATCGTCGACGTCAACAACTTCCCCTACCAGCGCTTCTCGATCTCGGCCACC GCACTGTGCACCGCTCACTCGGATCACTGCCCTCTCCTCCTCACAAACttctcgctgccgccgcaaaAAGCCCGTTTTCGTTTTGAGAACTTCTGGCCCAGGCATCAGGGCCTCCTCGAGGTCGTGTCCACGGCTTGGAACGAGTTGGCTCTGCCCCGCAACCCCCTCGCTCGTCTCTGTGTCAAGTTTGATTGGGCTGCGTGCAGCCTGGGCGTCTGGAGCGGCCTCTTCGGCGACGCCCGACAGCAGCTCCACCTTGCCGCCGAGATCGTCCTTCGCCTCAATGAAGCCCAGGACCACCAGCCTCTTTCCCCCTTGGAGTTCTACTTCCGCAAAGCCCTCAAGATCCGCGTCCTCGGTCTTGCGGCGGTGGAAcgtgctcggcggcggcaagcaTCCCGGCACGTCTGGCTCAAAGAAGGAGATGCCAACACCCGATTTTTTCACGTCAAGATCAATGTTCGTAGGGGGAAAAACTTCCTGCACCAGATCGGCACTCCATCCGACATCCATGTCTCCAACGAGGACAAAGCAACTGCTCTctttcagcacttcgacgattcTCTCGGCAGGACGGCTCCCCGCACACATACACTTGCATGGCAGGATCTCCACCtccctcgtcttcctctcgccggcatcgacaaCCCGTTCTCGCTATCTGAAATTTGGGAGGCCGTCAAAGCTTCGCCGACTGAAAAAGCGCCGGGCCCGGATGGCTTTACCGGAACGTTCTATCGGCGCTGCTGGTCCGTGATCAAATTCGACATTCTTGCGGCCTTTCACCATCTTCACCGTCTCGCCGGTGGCAACCTCGACGCCCTGAACACAGCCCTCATCTGTCTCATCCCCAAGCGTGACCAAGTTGTCACCATTGGTGACCTCCGCCCCATTAGCCTCATCCACTCCTTCGCCAAGCTGTTCGCCAAAGTGCTCGCCCGTCGCCTAACTCCCCTCATGGGCGATCTCATATCACATGCGCAGAGTGCCTTCATCAAAACCAGGTGCATCCACGACAACTTCCTCTTCGTCCGCAACGCCGCCTGTGCTCTCCACCGCGCTAAGAAGCTTGCTCTCCTCATCAAGCTTGACTTTGCAAAAGCTTTTGAATCCGTTTCCTGGGAATATTTGTTGGAGCTTATGTTTCACTTGGGTTTTCCGACGCGCTGGCGCGACTGGATTTCGATGCTCTTCTCTTCGGCGTCCTCCTCCGTCATCCTCAATGGTAGCACTGGCGATAAATTCTTCCACCGCCGAGGCCTTCGACAGGGCGTCCCATTGTCACCGCTTCTTTTCATTCTTGACATTGACCCCTTGCAACGAATCCTGCTTCGCGCCACCGAGATGGGCGCCCTTTCTTCACTCCCCCTGCAATGCGTCTCTCTCCGAGCAAGCCTCTATGCTGACGACGCAATAGTCTTCATAAACCCCTCGCGCCCCGACCTTCAAATGCTTCTCTCCATCCTGGACGCATTCGGCACAGCCACCGGCCTCCGCGTCAACTTGGCCAAGTGCTCAATCGCTCTGATTCGCTGCACCAACATCGACCTCGACGACGTCCTTCAGCCCTTCCTTGGTGAGCACGTCGACTTCCCCATTCGCTACCTTggtctccctctctccctaTGCCGGCTGCGGCTGGCCCACGTGCAGCCCATCCTCGACAGGGCCCGCACCAGGTTGGCAGGCTGGCGTGGCAAGTGGATCAACGCCGACAGACGACGGGCGCTGGTGTCATCTGTTCTTAGCTCTCTTCCTATCTACGCGATGACCGCCCTCCGGCTGCCAAGATGCTTCATCTCCGCTCTGGACAAGGTGCGCCGCAGGTTCATCTGGGGCATTGACGAGGAGGAAGCTGCTGGAGGAAAATGCAAGGTCAGTTGGGGCAAGGTGTGCTCCCCCCTTGACAATGGAGGCCTTGGCCTGCTCAATCTTGATATTTTTGGCCGTGCCCTTCGTCTTCGCTGGCTTTGGTTCGAGTGGACTGCTCCCACCCGACCTTGGGTTGGCATGCCCACCCCCTGCGACAACCAGGAACACGCTCTCTTCACCGCGGTTACCGTGGCATCCATCGGAGACGGTCTAATGGCCAGCTTCTGGGACTCCAATTGGATTGGAGGCGCCCCGCTCCGCATTTCCTTCCCGCTCCTCTTCGCCCGCTCGCGCCGCAAGGGTCGCCGGGTTGCACATGCGATCACTGGCCACCAATGGATCGCCGACCTGCGCAATGACAACACCACGCAGTTCGTGTCCCAATTCCTCGCAGCCTGGCACCTCTTAGCGCAGGCCCCTCCACTGCTCGCTAACACACCGGACTCGATTCGCTGGACCCCCTCCCCCAACGGCGTCTACTCTACCAAATCCGCCTACCTGCTCCACTTCATTGGCCGCTCGAAATCTGACCTTCCTAGCTTCGTTTGGCGGCAGTGGACCCCTCCCAAGCAGAAATTCTTCGCGTGGCTTCTATTGCAAGACCAGCTGTGGTGTGTGGATCGCCTCCAACGTCGCTGCTGGCCAAACTGCTATTTCTGCCCCCTTTGCCAACGGAATCTGGAAACTTCGCTTCACCTCTTCATCGAATGCCCCTTCTCTCATCAAGTTTGGTGTAATCTAGCAGCCTGGCAAAATTGTAATGGCATTGCGGGCGCCCTTAGGGCTGATCACCGAGCCCT
- the LOC100836317 gene encoding phosphatidylinositol/phosphatidylcholine transfer protein SFH2 isoform X2 → MLVDSLNWRIQNEIDSILEKPIVPLELYRSIRESQLVGLSGYSKEGLPVFGIGVGLSTYDKASVHYYVQSHIQINEYRDRIILPTATKKFGRPISTSIKVLDMTGLKLSALNLLKILTAISAVDDLNYPEKAETYYIVNAPYIFSACWKVVKPLLQERTRKKIHVLHGCGRDELLKIMDHSALPHFCRLEGSSKISLNDVNNCFSLDHPFHQELYHYIEQQALNQELVKQGSLHVDIPDQDLEDAKIVEVIKAEFHKLGEQNGSPMVTVNNSVV, encoded by the exons ATG CTTGTAGATTCTTTGAATTGGAGGATACAAAACGAAATTGATAGTATATTGGAG AAACCTATAGTCCCATTAGAGTTGTACAGATCGATACGAGAATCACAGCTTGTTGGATTATCAGGATACTCAAAGGAG GGCCTCCCAGTATTTGGCATTGGTGTTGGGCTGAGCACATACGACAAAGCTTCG GTTCATTACTATGTGCAGTCTCATATCCAGATCAATGAGTATCGTGACCGTATTATTTTG CCTACGGCGACGAAGAAGTTTGGGCGACCTATTAGCACCTCTATAAAGGTTCTAGATATGACTGGTTTGAAGTTATCAGCACTGAACCTATTGAAG ATTTTGACTGCAATATCTGCTGTTGATGATCTGAATTACCCTGAAAAGGCCGAGACCTATTATATAGTAAATGCTCCATATATATTCTCAGCGTGTTGGAAG GTTGTGAAACCTCTGTTGCAAGAgagaacaagaaagaagaTTCATGTTTTGCATGGCTGTGGGAGAGATGAGCTTCTAAAG ATTATGGACCATTCAGCCCTACCCCATTTTTGCCGACTCGAGGGCTCATCTAAAATCTCACTGAACGATGTCAATAACTGCTTCTCCCTTGACCACCCTTTCCACCAAGAGCTCTACCATTACATCGAGCAGCAGGCACTAAACCAGGAGCTCGTTAAACAGGGTTCTTTACATGTAGACATCCCTGATCAAGACCTCGAGGACGCCAAGATTGTGGAGGTCATTAAGGCTGAGTTTCATAAGCTCGGTGAGCAGAACGGATCGCCAATGGTGACCGTAAATAACAGTGTCGTGTAA